The Agromyces hippuratus genome has a window encoding:
- a CDS encoding beta-ketoacyl-ACP synthase III produces MTNPTLQQAHGPAFTRIYAVGAARGENAVPNADLIGPIDSSDEWIQQRTGIVTRTRAGADVSATDLATTAAREAIEKSGIAPELIDLVIIATISNVQQTPSMAAVVADRVGANPAAAYDMNAACAGYAYAVAQADALIRSGAATYALVIGAEKLSDVVDPTDRSISFLLGDGAGAVIVGPSETPGIARTIWGSDGSKAGAVGMNGTLTEFRDGAAEWPTLRQEGQTVFRWAVWDMAKVAKQALDAAGVTSDDLAAFIPHQANMRIIDEFAKQLKLPETVVIARDIATTGNTSAASIPLATHRLLEEHPELSGGLALQIGFGAGLVFGAQVVVLP; encoded by the coding sequence ATGACGAATCCCACCCTCCAGCAGGCGCACGGGCCTGCCTTCACGCGCATCTACGCCGTCGGCGCGGCGCGCGGCGAGAACGCGGTGCCCAACGCCGACCTGATCGGCCCGATCGATTCGTCCGACGAGTGGATCCAGCAGCGCACGGGCATCGTGACGCGCACGCGTGCCGGCGCAGACGTCTCGGCGACCGACCTGGCCACGACCGCTGCCCGTGAGGCGATCGAGAAGTCGGGCATCGCCCCCGAGCTCATCGACCTCGTCATCATCGCGACCATCTCCAACGTGCAGCAGACCCCGTCGATGGCGGCCGTCGTCGCCGACCGCGTCGGCGCGAACCCCGCCGCGGCGTACGACATGAACGCCGCCTGCGCGGGCTACGCCTACGCGGTCGCGCAGGCCGACGCGCTGATCCGCTCGGGCGCCGCGACCTACGCCCTCGTCATCGGGGCCGAGAAGCTCTCCGACGTCGTCGACCCGACCGACCGCTCGATCTCCTTCCTCCTCGGCGACGGCGCCGGCGCCGTCATCGTCGGCCCGAGCGAGACGCCCGGCATCGCGCGCACCATCTGGGGCTCCGACGGCTCGAAGGCGGGCGCGGTCGGCATGAACGGCACCCTCACCGAGTTCCGCGACGGCGCGGCCGAATGGCCGACGCTCCGTCAAGAGGGCCAGACGGTCTTCCGCTGGGCCGTGTGGGACATGGCGAAGGTCGCGAAGCAGGCGCTGGATGCCGCGGGCGTGACGTCCGACGACCTCGCCGCCTTCATCCCCCACCAGGCGAACATGCGCATCATCGACGAGTTCGCCAAGCAGTTGAAGCTGCCCGAGACGGTCGTCATCGCCCGCGACATCGCGACGACGGGCAACACCTCCGCCGCCTCGATCCCGCTCGCGACGCACCGCCTGCTCGAGGAGCACCCTGAACTTTCCGGAGGCCTCGCCCTCCAGATCGGCTTCGGCGCCGGACTCGTGTTCGGCGCCCAAGTGGTGGTTCTTCCCTGA
- a CDS encoding ACP S-malonyltransferase, whose product MIVVVCPGQGSQTPGFLAPWLADPAYAERLSVLSDAAGLDLAHFGTEADADTIRDTAIAQPLIVAAGILTLGSLLADGRAARIGGIAGHSVGEITAAAGSGVLSETDAIRFVAERGRAMADAAALVPTGMSAVIGADEAALLPRLDELGLEPANFNGGGQIVVAGALDALEALKAEPPAGARVIPLQVAGAFHTRYMRPAVDRLAAVAAGLTPADPTLPLWTNRDGAAVTSGAAFLDLLVGQVSSPVRWDRCMESFQAAGVTGIIELAPAGALVGLAKRALKGVPTVAVKTPEDLSAAIELIEQHA is encoded by the coding sequence GTGATCGTCGTCGTCTGCCCTGGACAGGGCTCTCAGACCCCCGGATTCCTCGCTCCCTGGCTGGCCGACCCGGCCTACGCCGAACGGCTGTCGGTGCTGTCCGATGCCGCGGGGCTCGATCTCGCGCACTTCGGCACCGAAGCGGACGCCGACACGATCCGCGACACGGCGATCGCTCAGCCGCTCATCGTCGCGGCCGGCATCCTGACGCTCGGTTCGCTGCTGGCCGACGGCCGTGCGGCGCGCATCGGCGGCATCGCCGGCCATTCGGTCGGCGAGATCACCGCTGCCGCCGGTTCCGGCGTGCTCAGCGAGACCGACGCGATCCGCTTCGTCGCCGAACGCGGCCGGGCGATGGCGGATGCCGCTGCGCTCGTGCCGACCGGCATGAGCGCGGTCATCGGCGCCGACGAAGCGGCCCTGCTCCCCCGTCTCGACGAGCTCGGCCTCGAGCCCGCCAACTTCAACGGCGGCGGCCAGATCGTCGTCGCCGGCGCGCTCGACGCCCTCGAGGCGCTGAAGGCCGAGCCCCCGGCAGGTGCACGGGTCATCCCGCTGCAGGTCGCCGGCGCCTTCCACACCCGCTACATGCGCCCGGCGGTCGACCGTCTCGCGGCCGTCGCGGCCGGCCTCACCCCGGCAGATCCGACGCTCCCGCTCTGGACCAACCGCGATGGCGCAGCCGTGACATCCGGTGCCGCATTCCTCGACCTGCTCGTCGGCCAGGTGTCCTCCCCCGTACGCTGGGATCGCTGCATGGAGTCCTTCCAAGCGGCAGGAGTCACGGGCATCATCGAACTCGCACCGGCCGGCGCCCTCGTCGGCCTGGCGAAGCGCGCACTCAAGGGCGTGCCGACGGTCGCCGTGAAGACTCCCGAAGACCTGTCGGCCGCGATCGAGCTCATCGAGCAGCACGCCTGA
- a CDS encoding PadR family transcriptional regulator: MAVRDALLALLSAGPGYGFQLHGDLAERTGGRRDVNVGQSYATLERLGKQGLVESAGATDDGLPLYRATKAGTAATSAWFAGTDASGSDPWDETVDRVLVAASLPSIEVGPVLEAERLRWQERALEASARAAVDDGERDDRTAVASRRLAALAASAEAARAQAALDWLDGVASLTARHDLAFAPRMERPRRGRRPSARSADSASLAAEANAAQASAEA; the protein is encoded by the coding sequence ATGGCTGTTCGCGACGCACTGCTCGCCCTGCTCTCCGCGGGCCCGGGGTACGGGTTCCAACTGCACGGCGACCTCGCCGAGCGCACCGGGGGGCGTCGCGACGTCAACGTCGGCCAGAGCTACGCGACGCTCGAGCGGCTCGGCAAGCAGGGCCTCGTGGAGTCCGCGGGTGCCACCGATGACGGCCTCCCGCTCTATCGCGCGACGAAGGCGGGCACCGCTGCGACGTCGGCCTGGTTCGCCGGCACGGATGCCTCGGGCAGCGACCCGTGGGATGAGACCGTCGATCGGGTGCTCGTCGCGGCGTCGCTGCCGAGCATCGAGGTCGGCCCGGTGCTCGAGGCCGAGCGTCTGCGGTGGCAGGAGCGTGCGCTCGAGGCATCCGCTCGCGCCGCCGTCGACGACGGAGAGCGCGACGACCGCACCGCCGTCGCCTCCCGTCGACTCGCCGCCCTGGCGGCCTCCGCCGAGGCCGCGCGCGCCCAGGCGGCGCTCGACTGGCTCGACGGGGTCGCCTCGCTCACCGCGCGGCACGATCTCGCCTTCGCGCCCCGCATGGAGCGGCCACGCCGCGGGCGGCGGCCGTCGGCGCGGTCGGCCGACTCTGCGTCACTCGCCGCCGAGGCCAACGCGGCTCAGGCGTCGGCCGAGGCGTAG
- a CDS encoding PucR family transcriptional regulator has translation MATRPKTKAETLAWLRTIAGELATATLKRLEDTLPWYGDMPPSRRSAVGLVAQAGISSFVAWFDDPRSTPWIAADVFGAAPRELLRSVSLQQTLQLIRVTVEVVEDRVKDGGEPLREAILLYSREIAFAAADVYARAAEARGLWDARLEALVVDSILSGEADDELPSRIAALGWHGHGEVSVLVGTAPKQLDVDHVRRAARHMHADVLIGVQGNRLVLVIGRADPLAREAEEAIGTAPALTFMEIASQLEPHFGPGHLVLGHAVPNLVDASKSAKAALAGFAVARSWRHAPRPVHADDLLPERALAGDPLARATLVHRIYRPLQAHSTELLTTLWSYLDNGRSLEATARELFVHPNTVRYRLKRVSDVIGWDATGAREALILQSALIIGSMSDHELAPRRRPTS, from the coding sequence GTGGCGACGAGGCCCAAGACGAAGGCGGAGACGCTCGCATGGTTGCGCACCATCGCGGGCGAACTCGCGACGGCGACGCTCAAGCGTCTCGAAGACACGTTGCCGTGGTACGGCGACATGCCACCCAGCCGTCGCTCCGCCGTGGGCCTCGTCGCCCAGGCCGGCATCTCCTCGTTCGTCGCGTGGTTCGACGACCCCCGGTCCACGCCGTGGATCGCGGCCGATGTCTTCGGGGCGGCTCCACGCGAGCTGCTCCGCTCGGTGAGCCTGCAGCAGACGCTGCAGCTCATCCGGGTGACGGTCGAGGTCGTCGAAGACCGCGTGAAGGACGGCGGCGAGCCCCTCCGCGAGGCGATCCTCCTCTACTCGCGGGAGATCGCCTTCGCGGCCGCCGACGTGTACGCCCGCGCCGCCGAGGCGCGTGGCCTCTGGGATGCCCGTCTCGAAGCCCTCGTCGTCGACTCGATCCTCTCCGGCGAGGCCGACGACGAACTGCCGAGCCGCATCGCGGCCCTCGGCTGGCACGGACACGGCGAGGTGTCGGTGCTCGTGGGCACGGCGCCGAAGCAGCTCGACGTCGACCACGTGCGCCGGGCGGCCCGTCACATGCACGCCGATGTGCTCATCGGCGTGCAGGGCAACCGCCTCGTGCTCGTGATCGGTCGTGCCGACCCCCTCGCCCGCGAGGCGGAAGAGGCGATCGGCACCGCTCCCGCGCTCACCTTCATGGAGATCGCGAGCCAGCTCGAGCCGCACTTCGGCCCCGGGCACCTCGTGCTCGGTCACGCCGTGCCGAACCTCGTCGACGCCTCGAAGAGTGCGAAGGCGGCACTCGCCGGGTTCGCGGTCGCCCGCTCCTGGCGGCACGCACCCCGACCGGTGCACGCCGACGACCTGCTGCCCGAACGCGCACTGGCCGGCGACCCGCTCGCCCGGGCGACGCTCGTGCACCGCATCTATCGGCCGCTGCAGGCCCACTCGACCGAACTCCTCACCACGCTGTGGAGCTACCTCGACAACGGGCGTTCGCTCGAGGCCACGGCACGTGAGCTCTTCGTGCACCCCAACACCGTGCGCTACCGCCTGAAGCGCGTCTCCGACGTCATCGGCTGGGATGCGACGGGTGCACGCGAAGCGCTGATCCTGCAGTCGGCGCTCATCATCGGTTCGATGAGCGATCACGAGCTGGCCCCGCGCCGACGACCCACCAGCTGA
- a CDS encoding peroxiredoxin: MILVPGAAAPDFTLVNQFGQPVQLSELRGRAVALVFFPLAFSGICHGELCELRDNIAMFEGPDVALHAISVDSKHTLRAWAEREGYDFPLLADFWPHGAVADSFGAFDARTGLAERATFLIDGEGVVAASFATPRGEARSLEQYRTALAAL, translated from the coding sequence GTGATCCTCGTTCCCGGCGCTGCCGCGCCCGATTTCACGCTCGTGAACCAGTTCGGCCAGCCCGTGCAGCTCTCGGAGCTCAGGGGTCGCGCCGTGGCACTCGTGTTCTTCCCGCTGGCGTTCTCAGGCATCTGCCACGGCGAACTCTGCGAACTGCGCGACAACATCGCCATGTTCGAGGGGCCGGATGTCGCGCTGCACGCGATCTCGGTCGACTCGAAGCACACCCTGCGCGCCTGGGCCGAGCGCGAGGGCTACGACTTCCCGCTGCTCGCCGACTTCTGGCCGCACGGCGCGGTCGCGGACTCGTTCGGCGCCTTCGACGCTCGCACCGGGCTCGCCGAACGGGCGACGTTCCTGATCGATGGCGAGGGGGTCGTGGCGGCGAGCTTCGCGACGCCCCGCGGTGAGGCGCGGTCGCTCGAGCAGTACCGAACGGCGCTCGCGGCGCTCTGA
- a CDS encoding beta-ketoacyl-[acyl-carrier-protein] synthase family protein has product MTKKIVITGIGATSPLGGTAPESWNALLAGESGARSLEHDWVAKYELPVTFAAEAKVRPEEVLERPVAKRLDPSSQFALISAKEAWADAGSPDVAPERLGVDYATGIGGIWTLLDAWDTLRERGPRRVLPMTVPMLMPNAASAAISMHFEARAFARTVASACASSTESLANAYEHLQLGYADVVIAGGSESAVHPITLASFSSMQALSRRNDDPAHASRPYSVDRDGFVMGEGAASLVLETEEHALARGARIYAELAGGSVSADSYHITANDPEGRGASRAVLDALAQAGATVDDVTHINAHATSTPVGDIAEYTALRNVFGDRVHEIPVSATKASTGHLLGGTGALEAVFTVLALQNRLAPPTINLTTQDPEIPLRVSGEPQPLGDGPQLAISNSFGFGGHNAVVAIRTP; this is encoded by the coding sequence ATGACCAAGAAGATCGTCATCACCGGCATCGGTGCGACCTCGCCGCTCGGCGGCACCGCCCCTGAGAGCTGGAACGCCCTGCTCGCCGGCGAGTCCGGTGCGCGCTCGCTCGAGCACGACTGGGTCGCGAAGTACGAGCTGCCCGTCACCTTCGCCGCCGAGGCGAAGGTTCGGCCCGAAGAGGTGCTCGAGCGACCTGTCGCGAAGCGACTCGACCCGTCGAGCCAGTTCGCCCTGATCTCCGCGAAGGAGGCGTGGGCCGACGCCGGCTCACCCGATGTCGCCCCCGAACGCCTCGGCGTCGACTACGCCACCGGTATCGGCGGCATCTGGACCCTGCTCGACGCGTGGGACACGCTGCGTGAACGCGGCCCCCGCCGTGTGCTGCCGATGACCGTGCCGATGCTCATGCCGAACGCCGCATCCGCCGCGATCTCGATGCACTTCGAGGCCCGCGCGTTCGCACGTACGGTGGCGTCGGCCTGCGCATCGAGCACCGAGTCGCTCGCGAACGCCTACGAGCACCTCCAGCTCGGCTACGCCGACGTCGTCATCGCCGGCGGCTCCGAGTCCGCAGTGCACCCCATCACGCTGGCCTCCTTCTCGTCGATGCAGGCGCTCTCGCGACGCAACGACGACCCGGCTCACGCCTCACGCCCGTACAGCGTCGACCGCGACGGCTTCGTCATGGGCGAGGGTGCCGCGAGCCTCGTGCTCGAGACCGAGGAGCACGCCCTCGCGCGCGGCGCCCGCATCTACGCGGAGCTCGCGGGCGGTTCGGTGAGCGCCGACTCGTACCACATCACCGCGAACGACCCCGAGGGCCGCGGCGCGAGCCGGGCGGTGCTCGACGCACTCGCACAGGCCGGTGCGACGGTCGACGACGTGACGCACATCAACGCCCACGCGACGAGCACGCCCGTCGGCGACATCGCCGAGTACACGGCGCTGCGCAACGTCTTCGGCGATCGCGTGCACGAGATCCCCGTCTCCGCCACGAAGGCCTCCACCGGGCACCTGCTCGGCGGCACCGGGGCGCTCGAAGCGGTGTTCACGGTGCTCGCGCTCCAGAACCGACTGGCGCCGCCGACGATCAACCTCACCACGCAGGATCCCGAGATCCCGCTGCGCGTCTCGGGCGAGCCGCAGCCGCTCGGAGACGGGCCGCAGCTCGCGATCAGCAACTCGTTCGGCTTCGGCGGCCACAACGCGGTCGTCGCGATCCGCACGCCGTAG
- a CDS encoding DUF3145 domain-containing protein: protein MTKNATRAVRTARGVLFVHSSPRALCPHVEWAAGTALGVAVNFDWNEQPVLRGAMRAEFYWEGEAGSGAKLASALRGWEQLRFEVSEDPTPGSDGARWMHTPELGVFFAQTDTAGNVVVPEDRIRYAMDVGGTDPIELHRELRLALGQAWDDELEPFRHASDFAPVVWLHQVG, encoded by the coding sequence ATGACGAAGAATGCCACGCGGGCAGTGCGCACCGCGCGAGGCGTGCTGTTCGTGCACTCCTCGCCGAGGGCGCTGTGTCCACATGTCGAATGGGCCGCAGGCACCGCCCTCGGTGTCGCCGTGAACTTCGACTGGAACGAGCAGCCGGTGCTTCGCGGTGCCATGCGCGCGGAGTTCTACTGGGAGGGCGAGGCCGGCAGCGGCGCGAAGCTCGCCTCAGCGCTGCGCGGCTGGGAGCAGCTGCGTTTCGAGGTGAGCGAAGACCCGACACCCGGTTCCGACGGTGCACGATGGATGCACACCCCGGAGCTCGGCGTCTTCTTCGCCCAGACCGACACCGCGGGCAACGTCGTGGTGCCCGAAGACCGCATCCGCTATGCGATGGACGTCGGCGGTACCGACCCCATCGAACTGCATCGCGAACTGCGCCTCGCCCTCGGGCAGGCCTGGGACGACGAACTCGAGCCCTTCCGTCACGCGAGCGACTTCGCCCCGGTCGTCTGGTTGCACCAGGTGGGCTGA
- a CDS encoding acyl carrier protein has translation MALSTEEVLAGLAELINDETGIATDTVELDKSFTDDLDIDSISMMTIVVNAEEKFDVKIPDEEVKNLKTVGDAVTFIVKAQA, from the coding sequence ATGGCATTGTCCACCGAAGAAGTGCTTGCCGGCCTGGCCGAGCTCATCAACGACGAGACCGGCATTGCGACCGACACGGTTGAGCTGGACAAGTCGTTCACCGACGACCTCGACATCGACTCGATCTCCATGATGACGATCGTCGTCAACGCCGAAGAGAAGTTCGACGTGAAGATCCCCGACGAAGAGGTCAAGAACCTGAAGACCGTCGGCGACGCCGTCACCTTCATCGTCAAGGCCCAGGCCTAG
- a CDS encoding helix-turn-helix transcriptional regulator: MDDSARHDALVAVASIADPQRRALLEFVARQPEPVGRDEAARALGMARGTAAFHLDRLVEAGWLVTEFQRRNGRTGPGAGRPAKLYSAASGEVSVSVPERHYDIAAELLSRAVEESDRTGRPIRPTLERVATDLGRALGSASDSMTEVLQRLGYEPVDDGADGLLLTNCPFHRVAQNHTATICGANRALLQGATEGVDEEARAVVLEPRIGHCCVRLVAAGPA, encoded by the coding sequence ATGGACGACTCCGCGCGGCACGACGCCCTGGTGGCCGTCGCCTCGATCGCAGACCCGCAGCGGCGGGCGCTGCTCGAGTTCGTCGCCCGGCAGCCCGAGCCCGTCGGCCGCGACGAAGCAGCCCGTGCGCTCGGCATGGCGCGCGGAACCGCGGCGTTCCACCTCGACCGGCTCGTCGAGGCAGGGTGGCTGGTCACCGAGTTCCAACGTCGCAACGGCCGCACCGGACCGGGCGCCGGGCGCCCCGCGAAGCTCTACAGCGCCGCCTCCGGCGAGGTCTCCGTCTCAGTGCCCGAACGCCACTACGACATCGCCGCCGAGCTCTTGAGTCGGGCCGTCGAAGAGTCGGATCGCACGGGCCGCCCGATCCGGCCGACGCTCGAACGCGTCGCGACCGACCTCGGCCGGGCGCTCGGCTCGGCCTCCGACTCGATGACCGAGGTGCTTCAGCGACTCGGCTACGAACCCGTCGACGACGGCGCCGACGGGCTGCTCCTCACCAACTGCCCGTTCCACCGGGTCGCGCAGAACCACACCGCGACGATCTGCGGTGCGAACCGGGCCCTCCTCCAGGGGGCCACCGAAGGCGTCGACGAGGAGGCGCGAGCGGTCGTGCTCGAACCTCGCATCGGGCACTGCTGCGTGCGACTCGTGGCCGCAGGCCCGGCGTAG
- the aceE gene encoding pyruvate dehydrogenase (acetyl-transferring), homodimeric type → MTVNDQDPYSVEAMDADPEETSEWAESLDALVAEKGHQRAREIMLSLLKRSKELHLGVPMVPTTDYLNTIAPENEPEFPGDEEIERRYRAWIRWNAAVLVHRAQRPGIAVGGHISTYASSAALYEVGFNHFFRGQDHPGGGDQIFVQGHASPGTYARAFLEGRLSADQLDGFRQEKSHAPNGLSSYPHPRLMPEFWQFPTVSMGLGPINAIYQAQLNKYLTNRGIKDASDQQVWAFLGDGEMDEVESRGQLQVAANEGLDNLNFVINCNLQRLDGPVRGNGKIIQELESFFRGAGWNVIKVVWGREWDDLLARDHDGALRNLMNVTPDGDYQTYKAESGAYVRENFFGRDPRALELVSHLSDDEVWGLKRGGHDYRKVYAAFKAASEHKGQPTVILAKTIKGYGLGPAFEGRNATHQMKKMTLDNLKTFRDQMRIPITDAQLEENPYLPPYYTPGDQDEAIQYLHERRRELGGYLPERRSNHTAISLPDDSVYAIAKKGSGTQEIATTMAFVRLLKDLIRSKDFGHRIVPIIPDEARTFGIDAFFPTAKIYNPNGQHYTSVDRELLLAYKESPQGQIIHVGINEAGAMAAFTNVGTSYSTQGEPLIPVYVFYSMFGFQRTGDAMWAAGDQMARGFIIGATAGRTTLTGEGLQHADGHSPLLASTNPAVVSYDAAYGYEIGHIMRSGLERMYGGSHADPNVMYYLTVYNEPLVQPAEPEGVDVDGIVRGIHRLSTSDVAGPKAQLLASGVSVPWILEAQQLLAEDWGVSADVWSVTSWSELRRDGLAADEHNFLNPDAERQVPYLTQKLTGANGPFVAVSDFMHAVPDQIRAYVPGEYATLGADDFGFSDTRPAARRFFKIDGPSVVVRTLELLADRGEVDRSLPARAIEKYRLHDVNAGTTGSAGGES, encoded by the coding sequence GTGACTGTCAACGACCAGGATCCCTACTCGGTCGAGGCGATGGACGCCGATCCGGAAGAGACTTCCGAATGGGCCGAATCCCTTGATGCGCTTGTCGCCGAGAAGGGACACCAGCGCGCGCGAGAGATCATGCTGAGCCTGCTGAAGCGCTCGAAGGAACTGCACCTCGGCGTGCCGATGGTTCCGACCACCGACTACCTGAACACGATCGCTCCCGAGAACGAGCCCGAGTTCCCGGGCGACGAGGAGATCGAGCGCCGGTACCGCGCCTGGATCCGGTGGAACGCCGCAGTGCTCGTGCACCGCGCACAGCGCCCCGGCATCGCCGTCGGCGGCCACATCTCGACGTACGCCTCGTCTGCCGCGCTCTACGAGGTCGGCTTCAACCACTTCTTCCGCGGCCAGGACCACCCCGGCGGCGGCGACCAGATCTTCGTGCAGGGCCACGCCTCCCCCGGCACCTACGCTCGCGCGTTCCTCGAGGGCCGGCTGTCGGCCGACCAGCTCGACGGCTTCCGTCAAGAGAAGTCGCACGCGCCCAACGGCCTCTCGTCGTACCCGCACCCGCGCCTCATGCCGGAGTTCTGGCAGTTCCCGACCGTGTCGATGGGTCTCGGACCGATCAACGCGATCTACCAGGCGCAGCTCAACAAGTACCTGACGAACCGCGGCATCAAGGACGCCAGCGACCAGCAGGTCTGGGCGTTCCTCGGCGACGGCGAGATGGACGAGGTCGAGAGCCGCGGCCAGCTGCAGGTCGCCGCGAACGAGGGCCTCGACAACCTGAACTTCGTGATCAACTGCAACCTGCAGCGCCTCGACGGCCCCGTGCGCGGCAACGGCAAGATCATCCAGGAGCTCGAGAGCTTCTTCCGCGGTGCCGGCTGGAACGTCATCAAGGTCGTCTGGGGCCGCGAGTGGGACGACCTGCTCGCGCGCGACCACGACGGTGCGCTCCGCAATCTCATGAACGTCACCCCCGACGGCGACTACCAGACCTACAAGGCCGAGTCGGGCGCCTACGTGCGCGAGAACTTCTTCGGCCGCGACCCGCGCGCCCTCGAGCTCGTCTCGCACCTGTCCGACGACGAGGTGTGGGGTCTCAAGCGCGGCGGCCACGACTACCGCAAGGTCTACGCCGCGTTCAAGGCCGCGAGCGAGCACAAGGGCCAGCCGACGGTCATCCTGGCGAAGACGATCAAGGGCTACGGCCTGGGTCCGGCCTTCGAGGGGCGCAACGCGACCCACCAGATGAAGAAGATGACCCTCGACAACCTCAAGACGTTCCGCGACCAGATGCGCATCCCCATCACGGACGCGCAGCTCGAGGAGAACCCCTACCTGCCCCCGTACTACACGCCCGGCGACCAGGACGAGGCGATCCAGTACCTGCACGAGCGTCGTCGCGAGCTCGGCGGCTACCTGCCCGAGCGCCGCTCGAACCACACGGCGATCTCGCTGCCCGACGACTCGGTCTACGCGATCGCGAAGAAGGGCTCCGGCACGCAGGAGATCGCCACGACCATGGCGTTCGTGCGACTGCTGAAAGACCTGATCCGCTCGAAGGACTTCGGCCACCGCATCGTGCCGATCATCCCCGATGAGGCGCGCACCTTCGGCATCGACGCGTTCTTCCCGACCGCGAAGATCTACAACCCGAACGGCCAGCACTACACCTCGGTCGACCGCGAGCTCCTCCTCGCCTACAAGGAGAGCCCGCAGGGCCAGATCATCCACGTCGGCATCAACGAGGCCGGCGCCATGGCGGCGTTCACGAACGTCGGCACGTCGTACTCGACGCAGGGCGAGCCGCTGATCCCGGTCTACGTCTTCTACTCGATGTTCGGCTTCCAGCGCACGGGCGATGCGATGTGGGCGGCCGGCGACCAGATGGCCCGCGGGTTCATCATCGGCGCCACGGCCGGCCGCACGACCCTCACCGGCGAAGGCCTCCAGCACGCCGACGGCCACTCGCCGCTGCTCGCGTCGACCAACCCGGCCGTCGTCTCGTACGACGCCGCCTACGGCTACGAGATCGGGCACATCATGCGCTCCGGACTCGAGCGGATGTACGGCGGCTCGCACGCCGACCCGAACGTCATGTACTACCTCACGGTCTACAACGAGCCGCTCGTGCAGCCCGCCGAGCCCGAGGGCGTGGACGTCGACGGCATCGTCCGCGGCATCCACCGCCTGAGCACGTCGGATGTCGCCGGGCCCAAGGCCCAGCTCCTCGCCTCCGGTGTCTCGGTACCGTGGATCCTCGAGGCGCAGCAGCTCCTCGCAGAGGACTGGGGCGTGTCGGCGGATGTCTGGTCGGTCACGAGCTGGTCGGAGCTGCGTCGCGACGGCCTCGCCGCCGACGAGCACAACTTCCTGAACCCCGACGCCGAGCGCCAGGTTCCGTACCTCACGCAGAAGCTGACCGGGGCGAACGGACCGTTCGTCGCCGTCTCGGACTTCATGCACGCGGTGCCCGACCAGATCCGCGCCTACGTGCCGGGCGAGTACGCCACGCTCGGCGCCGACGACTTCGGGTTCTCCGACACGCGCCCCGCCGCGCGTCGCTTCTTCAAGATCGACGGCCCGTCGGTCGTCGTCCGCACGCTCGAACTCCTCGCAGACCGCGGTGAGGTCGACCGTTCACTCCCCGCCCGGGCGATCGAGAAGTACCGCCTGCACGACGTGAACGCCGGCACCACCGGATCGGCCGGCGGAGAGAGCTAG